In Bordetella genomosp. 11, the sequence CATCCCCTGCGTGCGCAGGCCGTTACCATGCAGGTATCCCCCTTCCGGCAAGGCGCGCAGCAGTTCCCGGCTGTCGCCGCGATGCTCCCAGGCGATGCGCGTCACGCGGCCTGCCGCGTCGTAGGCGTAGGTCAGGCTTCCCCCTTCCGGAAGGTCGTGGCGAATCAGGCGGCCGCCGTCATCCCATGCGTAGCGCTCGCGATAACCGTAAGCCGCCTGGCCGCCGCGTGCCGGGCGATGCACCGTGCGCAGTACCAGGCGTCCGTGCGCGTCATGGTGGCGCGTCTCGTGTTCGTGCGGGTGTTCGATGCGCACCGGCGCCTGGCCGCGCCACGCGATCGCGGTGCGCAACGCGCCCGTTGCCGAGCGCATGATGATCTCCACGGGGCGGCCGGCGTCGTCGTAGGCATGGCGCCACGTATCGCCGTTGGCATAACGCCGTTCCGTCACGCGCCCGATGCCGTCGTGCTTGCGCGTTTCCTGTCCGGTCGCGTCGGAAGACCACGCCGCCAACCTGCCTGGCGGGTCGGCCGGATCGAACGACATCGACAGGCCGGGCCATCCGGACCCGGTGTCCCACAGGCGTCGCAGGGCGCCGTCCTCGTCGCGTTGCAGATGCAGGTCATTGAATCGCGTCAACCTGCCGTGCGCATCGTGTTCCGCCTGCAGCCCCGGCGCCGCGCAGCCCGCACACCCCGTGCCGTCCACCCGCAGCAGCACCGGTTTCCCGCCGCGAATGGCGGTATGGAAATCCGTGACGCCGCCGTTGCCGTGCACGCGTGTCAGCCCGGCCGCGCCGTCGGCGGTGGGCGCCGCCGAATAGCTGAGTTCCACGCGATGGCGTGGCGATGCGGGATCGCCATGCGTCGCGAGCACGGCGCGGCCTTGCGTGTCGTAGGCCCAGCTATGGGTGCGCAGCGGGACGGCATCGTCCGCGATGCGCCAGGCTATGCCGGTCAACAGATAAGGGTTGCCGCTTTGCAGTGCGGGCTCGTAGGCGTATTCGCGCCGCCATCCCGCCGGATGCACCACCGCCGCCAGGCGCCCATCGCGCGCGGACTGCTGCCCCGCGGCCGCGAGCGCCCGGCGTTGCCGCGCCGCACCCGCTTGTGCCGCGCGCACGGGCGGCACGTCATGGCGATACGCATAGCTGCCGTAAGGCGTGTCTATGCGCGCCAGCCGCGTGCCGGCGGTCCCCGATTCGTAGAAGAAGCGCAAGGCCTGGCCCGTGTCGTCCACCACGGCGCTGATCGCGCCTGTCGTCGCGCCGGCAACGGTGTCGCGGACGATGCGCACATGGCGTCCGCCGGCATCGTCGATGCGCGCCAGCCGGCCCGCCGCGTCGAAATGCAGCGTGCGGCCATCCGGCCAGTGCCAGCGCCACCGGACTTGCCGGGCCACGTCGCCCTCGCGCGGCACGGCGCGCGCTTCCCCGGCGTGCTCGGCCTGGACGAGCCGGCCGCGCGCGTGGCCCAGCGGCCGGCATGCCGCATCGCAACGAAAATCCATGCGACTGCCGTCGGCCTGAAGGATCTGCACCTTGTCATACGCGGCGTGCGCGTACAGGCGCGTGTCGTACGACAGCATCCAGCCGCGGCCCAGCAAGCCGGTACGCGGATCCATCGAGTTGTAGTGCCGCACGATTTCCAGGCCCACGCGCCCGCCGGGACCCGGAAGGTCGACTTCACGCTGGTACTTGTTGCCGGACACCAGATGGATGGGATTGCCCGCACCCAGGTTCAGCGTGGGCGCCGGCGCGCCCTGCGCGGCCGTATCGCCCGCGGGACAAGGCTGGCCCAGGCGGCCGGCCGTGCACGCGCCCTGGCGCGGCGCCGATGCGGCCGGCTCGGCCGTTGCCGCGGCCGGTACCGCCGCTGCCATGCATCCGAGAACGGCGATCGTCGCCATGACGCCGTTCCATCTTCCATATCCCGCCCCGATCCGCACGTCGCCGCTCCATGGACGCGCGCGGCCGCGCCCCGTGCGCAACCTGTCGGCGTCCTGCGTCTAGGGTGCGATTGGCAGGCTTGCCGTGTTGGGGTAGTGTATGAATTCGTCCCTGATGAAAGACCCTGGAATTACGCCATGCTGATCTCGTTCCGCTCCAAAGCCGGCTCGGAAGTCCTTATGCTCTCCGATCACGCCGCACCGTTGTTGCGGGCAGCGGGCAAGTCGCTGCCTGATGCGTTTCCCGAACGCGGCGTGTTCACGCCGGATCAATTGCCGCAGGCCATCGCCGGCATAGAAAAGGCGGTGGAGCTGGCCCCGCACCCTTCCGAGGACGTGGAAAAAGACCCGGATGCCCAGCCTGTGCACCCGATGGCGCGGCCGGTGGGCCTGCAACAACGCGCATATCCGCTGCTGGACCTGATGAAGAAAGCCCAGGCCAAGGGCGTGAACGTCACGTGGGAAACGGCTTCGTCCTGGTGATGCGTCGCGAAAGCGCGTGAACCTGATGCCGCGCGGTCCGGGCCGTGCGGGCCACTACGCCGCGTTGCGCGGCACAAGGAAACCGGCATGCGCGCAGATGTCTCCATCCTTTACGATGCCCGGCGGGCTGTTCACCTGGTCACCCAGGTGGATCCCACGCCCGAAGGCGCGGCGCGGGCGCGCGAATGGTTCGACCGGAACTGGGAATCCCTCGGCTGCGAGCCCTTGCGGCCCAGCGGCAAGGTCCTGCTGCTGGACAAGATATTGGGTGTGGCCGACGCGCTCGGTTATGACCTGTTGGCGGCCGACACGCGGCGCGCGCAGGAATTTGCCCATCAGGCCGCACTGGCGCTGGGCCGGTCGCGGATTACCGTCGACCTGCCGGGCCTGACGGTCGGCTACTGAACGAAAAGCCGCGCGCGCCGGCCGGCCCGCGCGGCCCAGGCGTGCTCAGCCTTGCGGGCGCAGCTTGTCGTGCATCCATTTGGCGATGCACAGCAGGCGATGGTCGTTGCCCTTGGCGCCCACGGCCTGCAGGCCCACCGGCAGGCCGTGCGGCCCGGTGGCAAAGGGCAGGTGTATGCAGGGCAGGCCGAACAAGGTCCACACGCGTCCGAACAGCGGATCGCCGGTGCCCTGGTCCGCGAAAGGCGCCTCGCCCGGCGCACTGGGCGTGAGCAGGACGTCGAAGCGATCGAACCAGCCGCGCAGGTGCGAGTGCATGTCGGAGGCCCGTTGCAGATTGGCCTCGTGCCGCGCCTGGTCTATCTTGTCCCCGCCCTGCAGCAGCGCGAGCAGCCCCGGGCTGATCTGGCTTGCATGCTGCTCCCGCTCGGCCGCCAGCGAACGCGCCGCCTCATAGGCCATGATGTCGGACTGCAATTGCACCAGCGCACAGTATTCCGGCGGGGTATCGACTTCCTGGACCACGGCGCGGGCGCGTCCCAGCGTTTCGGCGGCCTGCATCATCGCTTCGCGGGTCTCCGGCAGCGTGTGGCGCCATTGCGGTGTCCGATAGATGCCGACACGCGGCGGGCCGTCGTAGTCCAGCCGACGCAACCCGGGCTGGTCCATCAGCACCGATGCGACCAACGCCGCATCGTCGACCGTCCGGGTGAAACAGCCCACTGTGTCGAGCGTGGGCGCCAATAGCTTGATGCCGTCGCGCGGAATGGCGCCGAAGCTGGGCTTGAAGCCGACCACGCCGCAATAGGCGGCCGGACGGATCACCGACGCGGCGGTCTGCGTGCCCAGCGCGAAAGGCACCATGAAGTCGGCGACGGCCGCCGCGGAACCGCTGGACGAGCCGCCGGGCGTATACGCGGTGTTATGCGGGTTGCGTGTGAGCGGCGCCTTGAAGGTGGCGAATTCCGTGCTGATCGTTTTGCCTGCCACCAGCGCGCCGGCCTGGCGGCTGCGCCCTACCGCGCCCGCGTCCGCCTCGGGGCGATGGCCGCGGTAGATGGGAGAGCCGTAGGTCGTGGGCAGGTCTTGCGTATCGAACACGTCCTTCACGCCGAACGGCAGTCCGTGCAAGGGGCCGGTAATGGCGCCGTTATCCAGGGCCATGGCGCGGGCCAGGGCGGCCTCCTTGTCCAGCGCAGCCCATGCATGCACGCTGTCCTCGCGCTGTTCGATGCGCGCGAAGCAGGCCCGCATGAGCTGTACCGCGGACAATTCGCGCCGCTGCAGCATGCGCACGGCATCCAGTGCCGATAAACGATTCAAAACCATAGCCATTCAATAACTTCCCCAGCGGATGCGGCCCATGCTCGCGCGCGCGGCATCGAAAACCTTTTCGCGTCCCCGCTATCGCGCGGCGCCGTCTTATCCCAGCAGCAATTGTGCCAGCCCCAGGTGCCGGCACCATTCGTGTATTCCCCCAAGGACCCGGGTCTGAATCCACGGACCTTGCACGGAACTGAACTGCCACGGACACGCAGCGGCACGCTGCGCTGCAATAACGTTGTCATGCACGACGCCTAAAGTGAAAACGATTTCAACCACAGGGACAGCCGTCCGTGCCCAGCAAACCCCTGCACCGGCCCTCGATTCTGGATATCGCGCGTGACGCCGGTGTGTCACCCGCCACGGTATCGCGCGCTTTCAACCGGCCCGGGCTGCTGCGTCCGGACACCTTGCAGCGCATCGAACGGGTCGCGCGGGAATCCGGCTTTCGTCCCAACCGCGTCGGCAGCAGCCTGCGCTCGGGCAGCACGCGCACCATCGGCATGGCGCTGCCCACGCTGTGCAATCCCGTCTTCGCGGAGTGCTTCGAAGGCGCGGAGGCCTGGGCCCACGATCACGGCTACAGCATCATGGTCACCACGACGGGGTATGACCTGCCGCGCGAAGCAGCCGCGGTGCGCAGCCTGCTCGACCACCAGGTGGAAGGCGTGCTGCTGGCCGTGGCCAACGCCGCGCGCAGCGCGACCTTGCGCGAGCTCGCGCATGAAGGTCTGCCTTATGTCCTGGTCTACAACGAATCGCCGTCGCATCCCTGCGTATCGGTGGACAACATGGCCGCCGCGCGCGATATGGTGCGCTGGCTGGCGAGCGAGGGCCATACCCGCATCGCGCTGGTGACCGGTCCTCTGGCCGCGTCGGATCGCGCGCGCCGCCGCCTGCAAGGGGCGCGCGCCTGCGCCCGGGAACTGGGCCTGCCGCCGCCCGTGCATCTGTGCATGCCGTCGCACACGGCCGCGGACGCCGGCCTGCTGCGCCAGGCCCTGGGCGAACGCCTCGCGCCCACGGCCTTGTTCTGCTCCAACGATCTGCTGGCCGCGTCGGTCATCGCCGAACTGCGCGCGCTCGGCCTGCGCGTGCCGGACGACCTGTCGGTATGCGGATTCGACGGCATGCATTTCGCCGCCCTGATGGTGCCGCCGCTGACCACCGTGGAACAGCCCAGCCGGGACATCGGCGCCACCGCCTGCGCGCAGCTGCTGGCGCTGTTGCACGGCGAATCCCCGGTTTCGTCGCGCCTGCCGCATCGATTGATTACCGGCCGCACCGTGGCGGCCGCTTCTTCCTATCCTGCCGAATAAGGAACATTGAAATGCCGCAATTGCTGAACAAGGCGCTGCGCGCCGCCGCCCTGGCCCTGGGGCTGATGGGGGCGGCCGCGCATGCGCAGAATGCCGTCTGCTACAACTGCCCGCCCGAATGGGCGGACTGGGCCGCCGAGCTCAAGGCGATCAAGGAAAAGACCGGCATCGTGGTGCCCGCGGACAATAAGAATTCGGGCCAGGCGCTGGCGTCGATGGCGGCCGAGCGCGCCAATCCGGTCGCCGACGTCGCCTACCTGGGCGTGACCTTCGGCATCCAGGCCGCGCAGGACAAGCTCGTGCAAGGCTACAAGCCCTCCCATTGGGACGACATCCCCGCCGGCATGAAGGATCCGGATGGCAAATGGTTTGCCATCCATTCGGGCACGCTGGGCTTCATGGTCAACGTCGACGCCCTCAACGGCAAGCCGGTGCCGCAGTCCTGGCAGGACCTGCTCAAGCCGGAGTACCGCGGCATGGTGGGTTATCTGGATCCGGCCTCCGCCTTCGTCGGCTACGTCGGCGCGGTGGCGGTGAACCGCGCGATGGGAGGCAGCCTGGACGACTTCGGTCCGGCCATCGAGTGGTTCAGGAAGATGCGGGCCAACGATCCCATCGTGCCCAAGCAGACCGCCTATGCGCGCGTGTTGTCCGGCGAAATTCCCATCCTGGTCGACTACGACTTCAATGCCTATCGCGCCAGGTACAAGGATGGCGCGCACGTGCAGTTCGTCATTCCCAAGGAAGGGACGATCGCGGTGCCCTATGTGATGAGCCTGGTCGCCAATGCGCCGCATGCGGACAACGGCCGCAAGGTCCTGGATTTCACCCTGTCCGACGAAGGCCAGGCCATCTGGGCCAACGCCTATCTGCGCCCGGTGCGCCCGAGCGCGGTATCGCCGGAGGCGCAGAAGAAGTTCCTGCCGGCGTCGGATTACGCGCGTGCCGGGACCGTCGACTACGGCAAGATGGCGGCGGTGCAACGCGCGTTTTCGGAACGCTACGCCAAGGAAGTGAACTAGATGGTCCGCGGCATCCCTGATCGATCCATGACGGTGTCATGCGGGCGGCATTGCGCAATGGAAGGTCGAGATGGCACGGCGTGACGGCAT encodes:
- a CDS encoding amidase; this encodes MVLNRLSALDAVRMLQRRELSAVQLMRACFARIEQREDSVHAWAALDKEAALARAMALDNGAITGPLHGLPFGVKDVFDTQDLPTTYGSPIYRGHRPEADAGAVGRSRQAGALVAGKTISTEFATFKAPLTRNPHNTAYTPGGSSSGSAAAVADFMVPFALGTQTAASVIRPAAYCGVVGFKPSFGAIPRDGIKLLAPTLDTVGCFTRTVDDAALVASVLMDQPGLRRLDYDGPPRVGIYRTPQWRHTLPETREAMMQAAETLGRARAVVQEVDTPPEYCALVQLQSDIMAYEAARSLAAEREQHASQISPGLLALLQGGDKIDQARHEANLQRASDMHSHLRGWFDRFDVLLTPSAPGEAPFADQGTGDPLFGRVWTLFGLPCIHLPFATGPHGLPVGLQAVGAKGNDHRLLCIAKWMHDKLRPQG
- a CDS encoding DUF1840 domain-containing protein, which gives rise to MLISFRSKAGSEVLMLSDHAAPLLRAAGKSLPDAFPERGVFTPDQLPQAIAGIEKAVELAPHPSEDVEKDPDAQPVHPMARPVGLQQRAYPLLDLMKKAQAKGVNVTWETASSW
- a CDS encoding LacI family DNA-binding transcriptional regulator, with the protein product MPSKPLHRPSILDIARDAGVSPATVSRAFNRPGLLRPDTLQRIERVARESGFRPNRVGSSLRSGSTRTIGMALPTLCNPVFAECFEGAEAWAHDHGYSIMVTTTGYDLPREAAAVRSLLDHQVEGVLLAVANAARSATLRELAHEGLPYVLVYNESPSHPCVSVDNMAAARDMVRWLASEGHTRIALVTGPLAASDRARRRLQGARACARELGLPPPVHLCMPSHTAADAGLLRQALGERLAPTALFCSNDLLAASVIAELRALGLRVPDDLSVCGFDGMHFAALMVPPLTTVEQPSRDIGATACAQLLALLHGESPVSSRLPHRLITGRTVAAASSYPAE
- a CDS encoding ABC transporter substrate-binding protein, which codes for MPQLLNKALRAAALALGLMGAAAHAQNAVCYNCPPEWADWAAELKAIKEKTGIVVPADNKNSGQALASMAAERANPVADVAYLGVTFGIQAAQDKLVQGYKPSHWDDIPAGMKDPDGKWFAIHSGTLGFMVNVDALNGKPVPQSWQDLLKPEYRGMVGYLDPASAFVGYVGAVAVNRAMGGSLDDFGPAIEWFRKMRANDPIVPKQTAYARVLSGEIPILVDYDFNAYRARYKDGAHVQFVIPKEGTIAVPYVMSLVANAPHADNGRKVLDFTLSDEGQAIWANAYLRPVRPSAVSPEAQKKFLPASDYARAGTVDYGKMAAVQRAFSERYAKEVN